AAAAGGCGAAACAAATGGTGGCTCTAAATCAAACAAATAAATAACTATTGATATAAATAAAGTTATAGTTGCTAAATGAGTAATATAAAGAGAGTAACTAAATTTACCTATAAATGAAAGGAGTATTGATTTAAACCCTCTCTCTAGAAAAAGTTCTATCATTATCCCTCCTAAAAAGAGAGCTATTAATTCAGTAAGTCTTGAATACCCACCCCATAAAATATTCAAACCAACCATCACTATAAAAAGCAATAAAACAAACACCATAAGTACATACACACTTACTCTTTGATAAAGATACTTTCTTATAGGTATATAATAGCAAAACAAAAAAACACCGATAGCGAAATAAAAATTATATACAAAAACAAAATTAAATAAAAAATATTCCACTTTAAAGAAAGTCCCAACAATATACAATAAGGAAGATATGATTACATAATAAATACTCTTTTTTGATACAACAAATGGCGCTATTAAATAAAAAACGACCTCATAACCTAATGACCAAAATTGTGCTACAACAATTCCAGTTGGAACATAAACAAATAAAAGTGCTATAGACTCAAAACTTAAAAAATACTCTACATTAGATAATCCTCTATATTGAACTCCCTCATATACACCCTTATATAAATCAGGCGTTACCTCTCTTGTCATATAAACAACAAATAGAGCCCATAAAACTGACAACAAATAAGGAGGATATAAGCGAATCCCTCTTCTTACTAAAAAAGAAATAACATCTTTACTATTATGAAGTGCATAAGCAATCGAGAAGCCTGATAATAAAAAAAACAAAACTACAAACTCATGACCTAACCGAGTAAACATATTTAAATACATACCCAACTGACCAATCATTGTAAGTTCACCTTTAAGGTTATTTTCCACAAAATATGTCCCTCCTACCCATAACCATCCTCTACTATGGTTAATTAAAACATATAATGCAGCTAACCCTCTTAAAGCTTCTAGCTGTAAGAAGCTCTCTTTATTTAGTTTTGGAATCATAAATATCAAATAAAACCAAGATACTTGTCAATCATTTGATTTATTGATAAGTTATCTAGCGCATAACTTCTTGAATTATCAGAAAACAACTTTCTAACATCATAATTCTTCAAATAATATATAGCATTTGCTAACTCTTCATCATTACATACCTGAACAAGTAATCCATTTACATTATGTGTAATAACATTATTTACCCCCCCAACATCAGATCCAATAATAGGCAAACCATAAGCTTGAGCCTGCATAATTGCAGTACTCATTGTTTCTCCAAACGTAGCATGAACATATATATCTAAAGAAAGCATAAAATCTTTCAAGTCTTCCTCACCTAACATTCCACAAAATTCTACACAACTCTCTAACCCTAACTCAGACACTATATTTTCTAACCCTTCCCTTGTAACACCATCACCAGCTAATCTAAGAATCCATGACACTTCTGGATATTTCTCATTTAAAATTAAAATTGCCTTTATCAAAGTAGTATGATCTTTTATACTCACCATTCTACCTTGCATCCCAATTATAACTTTCAAACAATCCTTTTTAGGAATATATCTTGGATACAAATCAATATCCAAAGCACTATTAATTACTTTTGCTTTAGGTTTATTAAACAAAAAACCTATTTTCCGTTCAACTTCGCTCCTATACCTCTCAGTCAAATAAATATTGTAATCCGAAAGTCTCATAGACATAAGCGTCCACAACCACTCTCTTCTTCTTTTTAAATCATTTGATTGGTGCTCTACAAAAAGTAATTTAGCAGAGTAAAAACACTTGGCATACAGAAAACTAACAGGTATAAGTAAATTACTATGGATTATTACTACTTCTGGCTGTAGTTTTTTAAGCAACTTATAGACCTTAAAATGAGCAGATGCTGCAACACCTACATTCTTTCTTACATAGTAATAATCTATTCCCAATTCCTTACATTTCCTTATATAACTCTCTCTCAGTGGTTCAACGCCAAAAAACACAGGAAAACACTTTAAATCACTATTTTCATTCAAAAGCCCTATGTAGAAGTTAAAAAAATACTCTGCATGACCGCCAAGACCACTATATAATAGATGAACAATCTTCTTCAACATTTATGAATTTTAAAACCTCCAACTTTTTATCAGAACTTAAATATGACTTTCTAGAAAAATCAGGTAAAACAGAAGTACCATAAAAGAACCCTCTTCTTAAATACCTATTCTGATTACTGTTTAATAAATGAAGTATTTTTAAATAAATTAACCCCGTAAATTTCACTCTTTTAGAGATTGACAACTTATCTGTAAAATCTTTCCAAGATAAGATTGACAACCTATAATCTATTGTTAAAAATGGCTCGCAAACTAACTGCAAAAACACTCCTACAAAGCTTTCCTTTTGTTCTCTATCTAAAGTAACTTTATCCAACAATAACTTACCAATTCGGGTATAAAGCTCTTTTCTACTCTCTATTTTTGCTTTTGAAACTTGATTGCTAATTCTAACCCCTTCATGCTTTCTATAG
This portion of the Limibacter armeniacum genome encodes:
- a CDS encoding acyltransferase family protein, which translates into the protein MIPKLNKESFLQLEALRGLAALYVLINHSRGWLWVGGTYFVENNLKGELTMIGQLGMYLNMFTRLGHEFVVLFFLLSGFSIAYALHNSKDVISFLVRRGIRLYPPYLLSVLWALFVVYMTREVTPDLYKGVYEGVQYRGLSNVEYFLSFESIALLFVYVPTGIVVAQFWSLGYEVVFYLIAPFVVSKKSIYYVIISSLLYIVGTFFKVEYFLFNFVFVYNFYFAIGVFLFCYYIPIRKYLYQRVSVYVLMVFVLLLFIVMVGLNILWGGYSRLTELIALFLGGIMIELFLERGFKSILLSFIGKFSYSLYITHLATITLFISIVIYLFDLEPPFVSPFFYWLSLPFSLLVAYVQYLIIEKNTKRWLDLKRKYL
- a CDS encoding glycosyltransferase, which translates into the protein MLKKIVHLLYSGLGGHAEYFFNFYIGLLNENSDLKCFPVFFGVEPLRESYIRKCKELGIDYYYVRKNVGVAASAHFKVYKLLKKLQPEVVIIHSNLLIPVSFLYAKCFYSAKLLFVEHQSNDLKRRREWLWTLMSMRLSDYNIYLTERYRSEVERKIGFLFNKPKAKVINSALDIDLYPRYIPKKDCLKVIIGMQGRMVSIKDHTTLIKAILILNEKYPEVSWILRLAGDGVTREGLENIVSELGLESCVEFCGMLGEEDLKDFMLSLDIYVHATFGETMSTAIMQAQAYGLPIIGSDVGGVNNVITHNVNGLLVQVCNDEELANAIYYLKNYDVRKLFSDNSRSYALDNLSINQMIDKYLGFI